A region of Mammaliicoccus sp. Dog046 DNA encodes the following proteins:
- a CDS encoding biotin/lipoate A/B protein ligase family protein, whose protein sequence is MNETWYFINTKSNDPYYNMAVDEALMNFVSRGEIDPVIRFYTWNPATLSIGYFQKLIKEIDIEKVKEKGYGLVRRATGGRGVLHDKELTYSVIVPESHPNMPKTVTEAYRVISEGLLEGFKSLGFDAYFAIPKTKEERDKLKTPRSSVCFDAPSWYELVVEGRKIAGSAQTRQKGVILQHGSILQDIDVDELFDMFIYKNDRLKDKMKAAFVDKAVAINDLTDRKITIPEMEEAFYEGFKKGLDIDFKPLTFNEAQLAEIKEIEDKYKSDEWTYRK, encoded by the coding sequence GTGAATGAAACTTGGTACTTTATTAATACAAAATCTAATGATCCATACTATAATATGGCAGTCGACGAAGCACTAATGAATTTTGTGAGCAGAGGGGAAATAGATCCAGTTATTCGCTTTTACACATGGAATCCTGCAACGCTTTCTATAGGATATTTTCAAAAGTTAATAAAAGAAATAGATATAGAAAAAGTGAAAGAAAAAGGATATGGACTTGTTAGGAGAGCTACAGGTGGTAGAGGCGTGCTACACGACAAAGAATTAACATATAGCGTTATCGTACCTGAATCACATCCAAATATGCCTAAAACGGTAACTGAGGCATATAGAGTGATTTCTGAAGGGCTATTGGAGGGCTTTAAATCATTAGGTTTTGATGCATACTTTGCAATTCCGAAAACGAAAGAAGAACGTGATAAATTGAAGACGCCTAGAAGTTCTGTTTGTTTTGATGCACCTAGTTGGTATGAACTCGTTGTAGAAGGAAGAAAAATTGCGGGGAGTGCACAAACAAGACAAAAAGGCGTTATCTTACAACATGGCTCAATATTACAAGATATTGATGTAGATGAATTGTTTGATATGTTCATTTATAAAAATGATAGACTAAAAGATAAAATGAAAGCAGCCTTTGTAGACAAAGCAGTTGCAATTAATGATTTAACTGATCGAAAAATTACTATTCCTGAAATGGAAGAAGCTTTTTACGAGGGATTCAAAAAAGGTCTAGATATTGATTTTAAACCTTTAACTTTTAATGAAGCACAGCTAGCTGAAATAAAAGAAATTGAAGATAAATATAAATCTGATGAGTGGACTTATAGAAAATAA